A window of the Plasmodium falciparum 3D7 genome assembly, chromosome: 3 genome harbors these coding sequences:
- a CDS encoding DNA polymerase delta small subunit, putative yields MDEKVTNQEVEEIIKHINENKKNEGEHQNKKIKKKHFEYVNLSERFIITCPTYTQQFSHIYSLRIKIMKTLLMRTIEDIVKKEEGNEKKKKNINNDNINNNDNINNDNINNNDNINNDNINNDNINNNDNINNYNNYHILQYLKEIKVNEKCYCIGTIFKKMELRPSILNEYLSEISILNNTINYTHDEDILFLEDETARLKLEGNINSDFYITGLTVIVKGIGMSNGSLYVEEIIYSYIPKLDIPNCISNDDKFILFVSGLYINELNKSINNISLLRNFILRLHGDTYLSENLIRLIILGNSLSNIDNDEKDMNTIDVFLSSLCSSIHIDLMPGDKDPSDSNLPQQPFPNIFFKKARNFNSFQCVTNPYLFSIDNINICCMSGEPVHNITSYSKNNKMNALKLIAQSRILSPTSPDTLGCYPFTKNDPFCLNDDNTYPHIFINGNCSKLEVQYMQDHNKQLPLLVCLPNFHISPKAFLINLKNLEYKILTFQIDEDK; encoded by the coding sequence ATGGACGAAAAAGTAACAAACCAAGAAGtcgaagaaataataaaacatattaatGAGAATAAGAAGAATGAAGGAGAACAtcagaataaaaaaataaagaagaaacaTTTCGAATATGTAAATTTATCGGAAAGGTTTATAATTACATGCCCTACATATACACAACAATTTAGTCATATTTATAGTTTacgaataaaaattatgaaaacaCTTTTGATGAGAACGATAGAAGATATTGTGAAGAAGGAAGaaggaaatgaaaaaaaaaaaaaaaatataaataatgacaatataaataataatgacaatataaataatgacaatataaataataatgacaatataaataatgacaatataaataatgacaatataaataataatgacaatataaataattataataattatcatattcttcaatatttaaaagaaattaaagtAAACGAAAAATGTTATTGTATTGGTAcgatttttaaaaaaatggaatTGCGTCCAtctatattaaatgaatatttaagTGAAATAAGCATACttaataatacaataaattatacacatgatgaagatattttattcttaGAAGATGAAACAGCTAGATTAAAATTAgaaggaaatataaatagtgatttttatataacaggTTTGACCGTTATAGTAAAAGGTATTGGTATGAGTAATGGTTCATTATATGTagaagaaattatatattcttatattccTAAATTAGATATACCAAATTGTATTagtaatgatgataaatttattttatttgtatcgggattatatattaatgaattaaataaaagtattaataatatatccttATTAAGAAATTTTATTCTAAGATTACATGGGGATACATATTTATCAGAAAATCTAATTAGATTAATTATTCTTGGTAATTCGCTAAGTAATattgataatgatgaaaaggaTATGAACACAATAGACGTTTTCTTATCTTCATTATGTTCTTCTATACATATTGATTTAATGCCTGGTGATAAAGATCCTAGTGATTCCAATTTACCACAACAACCTTTTcctaacatattttttaaaaaagcaAGAAATTTTAATTCGTTCCAATGTGTTACGAATCCATACTTATTCTCtatagataatattaatatatgttgtaTGTCAGGAGAACctgttcataatattacttcttattctaaaaataataaaatgaatgctCTTAAACTTATTGCACAAAGCAGAATACTATCTCCCACGTCTCCAGATACTCTAGGATGTTACCCttttacaaaaaatgatCCTTTCTGCTTAAATGACGATAATACATAtccacatatatttattaatggTAACTGTTCAAAATTAGAAGTGCAATACATGCAAGATCATAATAAACAATTGCCTCTCTTAGTATGTCTTCCAAACTTCCATATCTCACCGAAAGCCTTCCTTATTAACCTCAAAAATTTAGAATACAAAATATTGACTTTTCAAATTGACGAagacaaataa
- a CDS encoding zinc finger protein, putative codes for MNNITIRKPLFEVPNENKSNVLKYEKDNDFNNKKNDPSNLESYISSTLPYKRIENNHHNYNNAKYDENNKNDDDHIPLDLNNKENMNFFVNKKNIHNSNLNYNHDNILQSYRNGEINRNYNIMDNMYDVYYINKSKANLNDYLKHVNINHTAPCIGEFRTCMNCFLNISTLFCKTCNIFLCAICNVKLHNNKSNHIINVASSGLYENNVKFNDIILKEKDKWLVELDNSIPIKIREKCSVHTKEYIKYVCKTCKYTLLCADCLLNDPVHVQNKMENDMNIIKNDMNIMENDMNIMENDMNIIKNDMNIMEKDMNIIKNDMNIIKNNMNIIKNEMNIIKNVPEQKRKNEHFLPEQVQENNDNKNGSKNDKNLKDSNKKKRENQYIVSIYKKEETSDSNNKDIIKDVIYNNDIDKLKPGFKLIRGNHEILTLIDARNDIKEELNNKLEILCKKSLILKNTLPSLRNICKYGKITCKNNKRSIRSGFTVTNNILNDKKVKIHNDLKKLQDKSTNFLKKLDQERINYRNYLEKKKSELQHMIKLSNKNAGLALDYYVQKLESFKCLFFTKDNLIDIEKKLEVPHSKIKSEFLSFLIEEMKYDILNSKMNIQNRCQSITKEFEQLFNCNIEIPVYPVHFRDFLKKRTFNNKQDVHLISNDKKKKQQYFHILPFTDFYMNIEISYQIKCKRKDSLHSKWEKRTVSVRSIYLCIHTHSRYIKRSNKYQNDEFDENVSHKNDAVGSIAYEMEQNEINEQERRDGEMLGVDEMENRNKIENYEHIDNASSEISNKENCLIQKNMSNNLSNDIESIICLSNVEIKMFNDPNITNITILEKRNYSYGIELTEYNDKKDLVGYWLLSQNNEKDMKELYHILCAIKKKNPKAARIPSFYPKINMNNSMFNYHENNISTIYKNFSANLIEPSYFINTSEHEKDERDGKYLEASINDYMSDDKKKKRYDSIESLRGSDKIKNDQIYQGGHSSSLLYYYDNNNDDNNNNMYDSSSSSNHNYYILTNDKRLNMDNFINNNLEINNSQNKVIEKNLEYINNVKLTKTSNYEQSNNTNSKDEHNISSDKSKKEDTLNLSRKSSYEYNNKILQSTSNKSLNGAYENNLFSGKKKKNKGTVLKDIEHINDIQDKYPEDLNINCVNKYVIENEEKHLLPLELEYNLVSSDEKFGLNKIKNDNNIIYMKHQNYHNLYDDNQKKHILFDTNKNVSIQRNNNINSVIKTNHYEVEKNNKDQRNYDNFTCDKKKKIYYNIINSDKDIYHNNIIYTKNEKEGIGNIHLNRNDKDITNFELLKLDGVKEFLDTFKDSYIDCHNKKENILNMTNKNKEDHQIIDVADKIFNETNMITMDNNKIYDDKNVHEKKCTHNDVIHHNMDILSTSIKNNEENLFIDTYQKQNRIGDIYMNRINILQEDDDDDNHNNNHNNNNNNNKLILFEYTKNDQMLHNNKNNLEGTEEFSDFIEKKNKIKIKNKNESYHKIDESLLSNEKNNKVSLLLINNNKDSSSVDNNKNNNNKNNNNKNNNNENNNKNNKNNNNDSFSKDNNLINNDNNNNNNNNDSFSKDNNLINNDNNNNNNNNNKVIKKEIIDDKEKNDIHKRDNIYIKDVSVSPLINNHPNLNSMRKDRTIEPLKIINGKNKLIKDLKKIQEQVERKIRKYKIQMDQENKKPPPSKNKINMKSINLDIDDDQNVDSQGIVDYVLNQIGNKKMGQ; via the coding sequence ATGAACAATATTACAATTCGTAAACCATTATTTGAAGTTCCCAATGAAAATAAGAGTAATGTTCtgaaatatgaaaaagacaatgattttaataataaaaaaaatgatccATCAAATTTAGAAAGCTATATAAGTTCAACTTTACCATACAAAAGAATTGAAAAcaatcatcataattataataatgctaaatatgatgaaaataataagaatgatgATGATCATATACCTTtagatttaaataataaagaaaatatgaacttttttgttaataaaaaaaatatacataactCTAATTTAAACTATAATCATGATAATATCTTACAATCTTATAGAAATGGAGAAATAAATAGAAACTATAATATTATGGATAATATGTAtgatgtatattatattaataaaagtaaaGCTAACCTTAACGACTATCTTAAACATGTTAATATTAATCATACCGCACCATGTATTGGGGAATTTAGAACATGCATGAACtgctttttaaatatttccaCACTATTCTGTAAAACttgtaatatattcttatgtGCAATTTGTAATGTAAAactacataataataaatccaatcatattataaatgtagCCAGTAGCGGGTTATACGAAAATAATGTTAAATttaatgatattattttaaaagaaaaagataaatgGCTTGTTGAATTAGATAATAGCATACCAATAAAAATTCGAGAAAAATGTTCTGTTCATActaaggaatatataaaatatgtatgtaaaaCTTGTAAATATACACTCCTGTGTGCAGACTGTTTGTTAAATGATCCTGTACATGTTCAGAATAAAATGGAAAATGAcatgaacataataaaaaatgacatGAACATAATGGAAAATGACATGAACATAATGGAAAATGAcatgaacataataaaaaatgacatGAACATAATGGAAAAAGAcatgaacataataaaaaatgacatgaacataataaaaaataacatgaacataataaaaaatgaaatgaacataataaaaaatgtacctgaacaaaagagaaaaaacGAACACTTTCTTCCTGAACAAGTTCaggaaaataatgataataaaaatggatCAAAGAATGATAAAAATCTAAAAGAtagtaataaaaagaaaagagaaaatcaatatatagtaagtatatataaaaaagaagagacAAGtgattcaaataataaagatatcaTTAAAGATGTCATTTATAATAACGATattgataaattaaaacCTGGATTTAAATTGATTAGAGGGAATCATGAAATTCTAACATTGATTGATGCAAGAAATGAcataaaagaagaattaaataacAAATTAGAAATATTGTGTAAAAAatctttaattttaaaaaatacttTGCCTTCTTTGAGaaatatttgtaaatatggaaaaattacctgcaaaaataataaaagatccATACGATCTGGATTTACtgtaacaaataatatattgaatGATAAAAAGGTTAAGATTCataatgatttaaaaaaattacaagaCAAGAGTACGAACTTTTTGAAAAAGTTAGATCAAGAAAGAATAAATTATCGAAATTAtttagaaaagaaaaaaagtgaATTACAACATATGATAAAATTGAGTAATAAGAATGCAGGTTTGGCATTAGATTATTATGTACAAAAATTAGAATCATTTAAATGTTTGTTTTTTACAAAAGACAATTTGAtagatatagaaaaaaaattggaaGTACCTCATTCTAAAATAAAATCAGAATTCTTATCATTTCTAATAGAAGAGAtgaaatatgatatattaaattcaaaaatgaatatacagAATAGATGTCAGAGTATAACAAAAGAATTTGAACAATTATTTAATTGTAATATAGAAATTCCTGTATATCCAGTACATTTTAGAGATTTTTTAAAGAAGAgaacatttaataataaacaagatgttcatttaataagtaatgataaaaaaaaaaaacaacaatattttcatatattaccTTTTACagatttttatatgaatatcgAAATATCTTATCAAATCAAATGTAAGAGAAAAGATTCATTACATTCAAAATGGGAAAAAAGAACTGTCTCGGTTCGttccatatatttatgtattcatACACATTCAAGATATATAAAACGATCTAATAAATATCAAAATGATGAGTTTGATGAAAATGTCTCACATAAAAATGATGCTGTAGGAAGCATCGCATATGAGATGGAACAGAACGAAATAAATGAACAAGAAAGGAGAGATGGAGAAATGTTAGGAGTAGATGAAATGGAAAATAGgaataaaattgaaaattatgaacatataGATAATGCAAGTTCCGAAATTTCAAATAAGGAGAATTgtttaattcaaaaaaatatgtcaAACAATTTAAGTAACGATATTGAATCTATTATATGTCTTAGTAATgttgaaataaaaatgttcaaTGATcctaatataacaaatataactatattagaaaaaagaaattattccTATGGAATAGAGCTAACagaatataatgataaaaaagattTAGTTGGTTATTGGCTCTTAAGTCAAAACAATGAAAAAGATATGAAagaattatatcatatattatgtgctattaaaaagaagaatCCTAAGGCTGCTCGTATACCTTCATTTTATCCTaagataaatatgaataattctATGTTTAATTATCATGAGAATAATATAAGTACGatatataagaatttttCGGCCAACCTTATTGAACCgtcttattttataaatacatcTGAACATGAAAAAGATGAAAGAGATGGAAAATATTTAGAAGCAAGTATTAATGATTACATGagtgatgataaaaaaaaaaaaagatatgatAGTATAGAATCCTTAAGAGGTAGTGAtaagataaaaaatgatCAAATTTATCAAGGTGGCCATAGTTCtagtttattatattattatgacaacaacaatgatgataataataataatatgtatgatagtagtagtagtagtaatcataattattatattttaacaaaTGATAAACGTCTTAATATGGATAACTTTATAAACAACAatttagaaataaataattcacAAAATAAAGTTATCGAAAAAAATTTAGAGTACATAAACAATGTTAAATTAACCAAAACAAGTAACTATGAACAatcaaataatacaaattcgAAGGATGAGCATAACATATCTTCagataaaagtaaaaaagaagatacaTTAAATTTAAGCAGGAAATCATCATacgaatataataataaaatacttcAATCAACAAGTAATAAATCTTTGAATGGTgcttatgaaaataatttattttctggaaaaaaaaaaaaaaataaaggaacTGTATTAAAGGATATAgaacatataaatgatatacaGGACAAATATCCTGAAGATCTAAATATAAATTGTGTGAACAAATATGTaatagaaaatgaagaaaaacatCTATTACCTTTAGAATTAGAGTATAATTTGGTGTCTAGTGATGAGAAATTCGGTTTaaataagataaaaaatgacaataatataatatatatgaaacatcaaaattatcataatttatatgatgataatcaaaagaaacatatattatttgatacCAATAAAAATGTATCGATTCAaaggaataataatataaacagtGTAATCAAAACAAATCACTATGAAgtcgaaaaaaataataaagaccaaagaaattatgataattttacatgtgacaaaaaaaaaaaaatatattacaatataataaatagtgacaaagatatatatcataataatattatatatacaaaaaatgaaaaagaaggaATCGGAAATATTCATCTTAATCGTAACGATAAAGATATAACCAACTTTGAACTTTTAAAATTAGATGGTGTTAAAGAATTTCTAGACACATTTAAGGATTCATATATAGATtgtcataataaaaaagaaaatattttaaatatgacGAATAAGAATAAAGAAGATCATCAAATAATTGATGTTGctgataaaatatttaatgaaaCTAATATGATTACTATGGATaacaacaaaatatatgatgaCAAAAATGTACATGAGAAGAAATGTACACATAATGATGTCATACATCATAATATGGATATTTTAAGTActtcaataaaaaataatgaggaaaatttatttatagataCCTATCAAAAACAAAATCGTATTGgagatatttatatgaacagGATTAATATTCTTcaagaagatgatgatgatgataatcataataataatcataataataataataataataataaattaattttatttgaatatacCAAAAATGATCAAATGttgcataataataaaaacaatttagAGGGTACAGAAGAATTCTCCGattttattgaaaaaaaaaataaaataaaaataaagaataaaaatgaatctTATCATAAAATAGATGAATCATTACTcagtaatgaaaaaaataataaagtgtCCTTACtgcttataaataataacaaggACTCTTCATCagtagataataataaaaataataataataaaaataataataataaaaataataataatgaaaataataataaaaataataaaaataataataatgatagctTCTCAAAAGATAACAatcttataaataatgacaataataataacaataataataatgatagctTCTCAAAAGATAACAatcttataaataatgacaataataataacaataataataataataaggttataaaaaaagaaataatagatgataaagaaaagaatGATATTCACAAAAGAgacaatatatacattaaagATGTAAGTGTATCTCCTCTTATAAATAATCATCCTAATTTAAATTCCATGAGAAAGGACAGAACCATTGAACCTCTCAAAATAATtaatggaaaaaataaattaataaaggatttaaaaaaaattcaagaaCAAGttgaaagaaaaataaggaaatataaaatacagATGGACCAAGAAAATAAGAAGCCACCAccttcaaaaaataaaattaatatgaaAAGTATAAATTTGGACATTGATGATGATCAAAATGTGGATTCTCAAGGTATTGTAGATTATGTATTAAATCAAATAGGAAACAAAAAGATGGGTCAATAA
- a CDS encoding T-complex protein 1 subunit eta, producing MSHLMSLPIVLLKEGTDTAQGRSQIIRNINACQIIVDIVKTTLGPRGMDKLIYTERDVTITNDGATVMNLLNISHPAASILVDIAKSQDDEVGDGTTSVVVVAGELLNEAKGLLNDGIEPNMIIDGFRNACNVAINKLNELSLNFSNKNEEEKRSILLKCAQTALNSKLVSNHKEFFGELVVNAVYKLGDNLDKSNIGIKKVTGGSCLDTQLIYGVAFKKTFSYAGFEQQPKKFINPKILLLNVELELKAEKENAEVRIENPNEYNSIVQAEWDIIFKKLNLIKDCGANIVLSKLPIGDIATQFFADHDIFCAGRVEDADLKRTANATGALVQTSLFNLNDDVLGTCGVFEEVQIGNERYNIFKECLKTKSVTIILRGGAKQFIEEVERSINDAIMIVLRCITNSEIVPGAGSIEMQLSKYLRIYSRSICNKEQIVLFSFAKALESIPRHLSHNAGYDSTDILNKLRKKHSEQTSDIWYGVDCMEGDIINAYDNCIFEVTKIKRNVIYSATEAACLILSIDETIKNPSSAAGTQRSPYS from the exons ATGAGTCACTTAatg tcCTTACCGATTGTTCTTTTGAAGGAAGGGACGGATACCGCTCAGGGTAGAAGCCAAATAATTAGGAATATCAATGCTTGTCAGATTATCGTAGATATAGTAAAGACAACTTTAGGTCCTCGAGGTATggataaattaatttatacagAAAGAGATGTTACGATAACAAATGATGGTGCTACCGTaatgaatttattaaatattagtCACCCAGCTGCTTCGATATTAGTTGATATAGCAAAATCTCAAGATGACGAAGTTGGTGATGGTACTACTTCTGTTGTTGTTGTGGCAGGTGAATTATTGAATGAAGCAAAGGGTTTGTTAAATGATGGTATTGAACCGAATATGATTATAGATGGATTTCGTAACGCTTGTAATGTtgctataaataaattaaatgaattaaGTTTAAATTTTTCTAATAAGAATGAAGAAGAGAAAAGaagtattttattaaaatgtgCTCAAACGGCATTAAATTCAAAATTAGTTTCTAATCATAAAGAATTTTTTGGTGAGTTAGTTGTTAATGCTGTTTATAAATTAGGTGATAATTTAGATAAATCTAATATAGGTATAAAAAAAGTTACAGGAGGTTCTTGTTTAGATACTCAATTAATTTATGGTGTTgcatttaaaaaaacattttcttATGCTGGTTTTGAACAACAaccaaaaaaatttattaatccaaaaattttattattaaatgtagAATTAGAATTAAAAgcagaaaaagaaaatgctGAAGTAAGAATTGAAAACcctaatgaatataattctATAGTACAAGCTGAATgggatattatttttaaaaaattaaatctaATTAAAGATTGTGGTGCTAATATTGTTTTATCAAAATTACCTATCGGTGATATAGCTACACAATTTTTTGCGGATCATGATATTTTCTGTGCTGGGAGAGTTGAAGATGCCGATTTAAAAAGAACAGCCAATGCAACAGGTGCTCTTGTCCAAACAtccttatttaatttaaacgATGATGTTTTAGGTACTTGTGGTGTTTTTGAAGAAGTACAAATAGGAAATgaaagatataatatttttaaagaatgTTTAAAAACCAAATCTGTAACCATTATTTTAAGAGGGGGAGCAAAACAATTTATTGAAGAAGTAGAAAGATCAATAAACGATGCTATTATGATTGTATTAAGATGTATAACCAATTCAGAAATTGTACCAGGGGCTGGATCCATAGAAATGCAATTATCAAAATATCTAAGAATCTATAGTAGATCCATATGTAATAAAGAACAAATTGTTTTATTCTCATTTGCAAAAGCATTAGAATCTATACCTAGACATTTATCACATAATGCAGGATATGATTCAACAGATATCTTAAacaaattaagaaaaaaacattCTGAACAAACTAGCGATATCTGGTATGGTGTAGATTGTATGGAAGGAGATATCATTAATGCATATGATAACTGTATTTTCGAAGTAaccaaaataaaaagaaatgttatatatagtGCTACTGAAGCAGCATGCTTGATTTTATCTATAGACGAAACTATTAAAAACCCAAGTAGTGCAGCAGGAACACAGAGAAGTCCTTACTCATAA